The sequence AAATTCAGGTTTAAAGGCTATAGCAATGGTATTGTGGCTTACAGACCCTGAATAACATTAAACATAAGactaaacttacaaaaaaaaaattgttttaatttattttaatcaaatcaGTGTGTCATATTGAAAAATTTAACACATATTACAGTTTACATTTAGTTGGAGTCTGTAGATTTTTATCAACACTAACCTGACTCTGATCCCAAAGCCCTGAATGTATTTGCACATATTCAAAATTCAACAAGCAAGTCAATTCAGAgctgcaattttttaaaattaacattgaaAACCCAGAAATACAGGTTTATGGATTATTGACCAACAAAGGGATTTTGGGTGCTCAATTCACAAGCTTAAATATGGAGTGAGCAACAATTTTATCATATGCATGTATTCCAGTGGACAACTTTTCAATGAATGTAAACATTTATAACCTCAAAAGGccttcacaaatatttttagttaaccttgtaacaatatatttttgtagGGCTTTCTTCCTAAGCATGGAGTGGAAAACTCCATTCATTTCTGAAAAGTTCCATGTTCGTTTTGGAAGGCACCCAAGCCCAGCTGACAGTGGGGACACAGGATTGGGTACAACACTGTCGGACAGTGCTGAAGGTAATAAATCCTACAGATCGGATAACAAATACCTCTTAACTGTCTCTTAtggctttctcttcttccttgCATAATTTATACATTTGACTGGTATAGCTTTTAACATATTGCTGATGTTTTACAAGTTGCACAAACCCACTTTGGAAGTTGGCATGCAAATTTGTAGTGGAACAAGAACTTTTTGAATTATCAAATTAACTTCCATCCAGGTAGACACAGATAAAGCCCTTTCACATGGTTACTGACTGACAAATGTTTAATTATGAATAAATGAGTAGTGTAACAGAAGGAATCGTTATAATTTGATTGCAGTGCAAAAGGGTTCCATCTTATGGATGAAGAGGGCTATTAGATGTTCAGGATCTGTGGTAAGTTAAAAGGCATTTGACAAATGATTGCATCTAGAAGTCAGTACTACTGTATAAGACCAATACTGTAATGGCATCAGAGAGTGACAAGATGTTGCACATTGATAAGTACATGTAAAGTCAAATTCTTTCTTACATGTGAGAACAATGATTCACTGGAAACttgattcaaaataaataatccttttctTTGTTGTATCTATCTTTCTTTGAACAGTTTCTCTCCTTGCCTTAGTCGCTTTATTTACTTTATGCTTGTCGAACTGAATGCACTTGCAGTAAGTTTGATGTGCCATACACCTTTAAAACTACAACCTAGACTATGCAGTGTAACTAGAGAGGGGGATCTATTAATATCGTTAACCTTTCTACACTAGTTGCTGTGGATGTACACACTGGAATTTTAAAAAGGATACAGCTTGTTATATTTCATGGctcaataatatattgaataaacCTCTCTAATAGAGGTTTTATTTGCAAAGGACTGTGTGGCATATGATGAGGTATACCAGTCATTTGTTTGAGGTACATAATGAACTAGGGATTAACTGACTTggattatatgtatttttaatatacagactGAAATTAAGAAAGTGGAGTTGTgggatgtgtgtttttttttttctctttcaaaatTGCATATCCACTAAATGATTTGTATACTTTTATTAGGTAGTACTTTATTTGCCCCAAAGGGGGAGTTTGACAGTCAGATTATAATTGTCGCTCTTTAAGTTTACATTTCCTTATAAAGTTTTTGAAATGTAAGGAGTGTATGTGGTAATTTTCCTTTTAACTCCAGTGAATAAAATCGTGACTCTAAACTGAGTTAAAAGGATTAAGCACTGGCGGGTACACAAATAGAATATGCATGTGCAGAATTTATTGGCAGttgattaattttaaagaaaatttgcCATGGATGCTAAAATATTGCTAGTTTTATGTAAATGGGCATTTTTAAGGTAAAGTCCATCTtgatcttttgtgttttttgcctttgaaaataaaactttgaAACTGCATTTTTACCATATTATAAGCATACATTATTCCACCCCATAATGATTTCTAAATTGATACAGTTTAAGGAGAACTGCACAGTGTTTGACAGAGCTTaaaggtaactttttttttttttggttattggtGTTACGAGTATTTAAAATCTTGCAAGAGCCCTTTTCACTTCTGACACTTTGGTAGCTTTTTTAGTATTACATATTCGTCTCTGTGGTCTGGTGCTGCGGAGGTGATTTACAGCCTACCAATAGCTTTATCAGTCTGCAACCTGCTTGTTCTTGTAAATGTACAAGTAACTTGAGGCTTTTGACTATATTTAACTCTGTTGTAATGCATTAGGTTATGGAAATTGTCAATTACGTAATTTTGAATTATACAATGTTTAATGCAGATGGTCTGAAGGTAGCATTTAAGTCActgttttactaattttaattttaaggttTAGTCTGCTTTTAATGTGAAATTGCTTTAAGTCTTGACTGCAGATGAAATAAAactaaaggttttgaagaataaGAATAGCTGTGCATAATGCCCTTAAACCAGTGGTTTATAAGCTTGGATCTGGGAAGCAAATGTGACTGTAGGTTTTTGTTACAACTAGATTcacaatcttttttttcccctcccccTTACTGCTGTgcctttctgaatgcagaattttttttttcccctttaagaccttttagaaatttctgtttttgctataatTTTAATTGCTTAACTCTTGCTTTTCTATTTGTGtcctttttttctgtgtagtttgatCCCTTCATTTTATCCtgataatgacaatttaaaaaccagcagagcTGACACCCAGGCAAGTgcttcagcatcagacccactaaataGTAAATAACTGGTTAAGTCAGGACACCtggaaaacaagaatgaaaatcattttgaaaatattgttaaaaattaagtTAGTGTGGTGTGGGGTAACCCCACCCCATCCCCACCAAATGATTGcatctttctttttctattccaATGTAATGTGTTATTCTGGGATCTTATTCCCAGCCGGCCCCCCAAAAAAACTATTTTGCCATAATCACTGTTTATTTCCCAAAGGATGTTGCTTGGTATGGTTGTTACTATTGTTCACTTGCATGTTCTGAACATCCTGTgacaaatgacaaagtaaacaaaATTCATAAGTATACATGTAACCCTGTGTGTGCTGAGGGGTAAGTTTAATATGCACAGTTCAAGGGAGCCAGTAATCGTCACAGCTGCGCCTGTCAAGAGACAACCTGCTGCATCTGGTAATTTCTGGCTTGCGCAGAGACAAAGAATCGATACCTTGTAATTAAGGGACGATAACTGAGCTGTATACCAAGATcttttgcaaaattttttttttttttttgttttttaaactttccattttatctatccatccatttccagacCAGGGTTGACCATTGGAGAAAATATTGTATGGATTCATTGTCTAAGGCGCTACTAGGCCAGCACTAGAATAAACAAGTATACTGGCTTACTCGCGGACATAATTTTGCTGAGTGATATTTGTCAAAAAAAATAGCTCTTAATAAAATAGGAGTTAACGGTTAAAAGCAGCACTTGAATGTGAGCTATGCAAGGACCTTTTGGATAATGGTTTTAAATGCAACATGTGCGCTTTCTTtccctttgacttttttttttttttttttccccctcccccTTGACTCTTAGATTTTTCTGCCTCCAGTGGAAGCTCTACATTTCAGCCCATCCGGAACCAAGTCACCATCCCCACAGCTCATGTGATTCCATCTACTGCAGGCATGTCTCCTTCTAGACCGAATATGGTTAGGGAGCCTTTGACTTTAAAGCAGATGAGTTGGGCAACATCAGATAATCCAGACTTAAAAGCTGGATTCAAGTCTAAAACTGAGATTTCAGTGCCCCAAGTAAGCAGTACTGTTAATGGAGTTGTAACTAACTTGCATTCATTACCTGTGGAACCTCCTAATCCTCATACAATGGTACTGACCAGGCTTGATCATTCACTGTTTTCTAATGCTGAATTTCTAAACCCGGATGATAGCCGAAAATTTGACATGCCTGCCATTGAGCGAACTTTGAACCAATCTGCAATGCAGGACACCTTTTATGCTGATCCCAGAATCGAACTTGCCAAACAAGGAGTTGCTACTGAAATGGGTAAAGAAACCCATTTTTCAGTGGACTCTACATACGAAACACTCttggaacaaaaaaacaaaaataatacttcTAGAAATCACTGCGAGTCACAAACTGGAATAAAACCCACCAGCTCTACATCTTCAGGAGTTTTGTTGGGTGGCATAAATCCACAGTCTCAAATGTGGTTAAAGGAGCAAATGAACAGTAAAGGTTTCAATCTTGGTTTACCGCAGCACTCATGTGGCCTTCTTGCAtggcagcaaaaacaggattttgacAGCCTCCGTTTGCAGATGGAGCAAATGCAGGTTAgctatttaacttcttttttttatttttttttgttgacaatTAATTTGTAAGTTTGTTTTCCACTGTTTCAGAGAATTTTAGACTATGCAAAAGCCCAACTTCCTGCCACTGTTCTTGCAACCTGCTTAATTTATCATTGGAATGATGCAACAAATGGTGGTAGATCAAATACCAAATTTTATCCAGTAgtgtgtttttaaagattttatttaaacCCCTCATAAACTGGaattaaatgtcagaaacctaAGCACATAGTAACAGGCTAAAGCCTTAGGCTAAACGGATAAACCATATACGTGGTGAGCATTTTGATCATTACAACTGTAatataaatgaatttttaaatgcCCACCTCCCCATCCAACCATTCAATTATGACTTTCATAATATTGCATGAACATTGGAATTTTGCCTATGAATTAATAGTAAAAAGTGAACACTTTTCAGTTTAAACTCCTTCATTTCCTTGTCTGAAGTAAGTTAATCCAAGCTGTTAACAAGTACTTTGGGCATTAAGTGCCCTGGAAAATTGATGGataaatttgaactttttttcttaAACCCATACTTTACAAGCACTTAATTTTTAATGTGTTCTTAATTTTCAGCTCCTAAATGGAGGTGCTCCTAAATACCCTACAATATATCAACCAATTTTACCCCAGGATACCAGTAAGTGGGATACACTGATCAAAGCCAATGAAAACCTGTTGAAAGAAAAGGAGATGGTCATTGAGCAGTAAGTTTCTTCCAGCTTCATAGATCTGGTGAATGTTTGGGTTGTAGATGTTTTACATAAAGACCACCACCACTTCATTATATAGAACTAAGCTTGTTACCTGTCAGAAGCCAGTGATTGAtgacatattaaaatatttgataccTTTTGTCCAATGTGTATCTTCAGTACCCTCCCTCTGTATCCTTGTCTGAGCATTTCCATaatgcctgtttttttttgtgtttttttttttttttttggactctgCTATTTCAAGATGCCTTACTCACCCTGTCTGCTTTATACTtttgtctttgaaggcgactctcagacACACGAGGAGGAGTAAGGGTATATGAGGCGTGCTGACACTTCCCTTTCAgtcatgtcaccaaagccaaacatgTATAGTAGATGAGAGCAAAGCTGCTATTGTACCAAAATTTATTATATGCAATTGTTGACTCATTTAACTCTTTGGGATACATGTTAGCACATTCTATGTCGGAATGTGATGACCTAGTAAGCCATTGGTTGtcttaacttttgtattttgagTTTATTGTAGGTTGTGAAGTTAGCATTAATCTAGTTATGACTCCTTGAAATTTAAGGtgcagctttacaaaaaaaaactattttgtattTAGTGGCAGCCTAacttcatgtgtgtgtgttttttttttaatagacaaAAACAACTGATCTTTCAGCTTGAACATAAGATGAGAGAAAGTGAGCTTCGGGTACAGAGCACTCTTATTGGTAGAAATTCCTCATATAATGATATCTACTTGTTTCGACTACAGGTAAGTAATGCCAGTTGAAATGATGGATCCAACTAGGTATAGTTTAAGAATGCTCTTGAAAATTTTCTTCTAATGAAATTTTGAATTTACTTCTGACTTATAGTGGGAGACCAGCGTTCACATTGCAGGTCATCTCTACATAggggtttgtatgttctcccagtCTCTGCATGGGATTCCTCTAGGTGCTCAGGTTCCCTTCCACAGTCCAGagataagcaggttaggtggattggcggtgcTAAATTGTGTGTGAGAGCCATGTGATGGGTTGGCAACCTTTCCAGGGACCCTATGCTTGCTGAATTAGGCTTCTGCTCCCTGCAACCCTACTCATGAATAAACCGGCATAAATGGTATGGTGTTAATTTGGAGTAAGTTTCAGGAAATTAAggaaaggacttgaatttacttCATTTAGTCCAGCATTGGTTTAGCTTTGAGTGGTAATTTAAAACTTGAATTCCACACACCATTTTATGTGCCATTGGTTATTCAAGCAGAATATATAAATCTGAAAGTTTgtagcaaaatatacattttcaatgAGAAAAGCACTTTTAAAACTACAGATGTTTAATCCCATGACATGGTTAGATTTATgacaatgtaaagtaaaatacttCACCAATACATTATAACAAGAAATGACTGTTGGATTACTAGAAAGATAATTTTCATCTAGGTTTCTtcaaggagggccctgcctggctccctactcctgatgtcatgcttctagtccccttggcccacagcttctgtctcggattagcttaaatatatcgctcctgcaagcgaactatgattcttagtgtgatgagagaagtcgcaaaaatcaaccagaatgttcaagcaaattctagaaaaaagcaaGATGTAAATCTGTTGAGCAgctctctcgtttgctagctaagtggatgtaagatacgcccagAGGCTGGCAcacaagtgaggagggccccgccccctctGCCTGCTGCGTATCTCTtgcactaataaatcggtaccacaagcgaactgaTACTTGGCGCGATGAGCGAGGTTGCCAAAACATTcaagaaattacagaaaaaaacccaatctaaatctgttaagtagttttctcgtagAAAGAATGAGAGaccagacattggattttatatatagagatgtactTTAAGTTGCATGGGGGGATCTAGTCAAATCTGATCAGCTCCTCCCCCGTAATAGATTTTAATCTTAATATATATGAGCCTTTTGTTGCATCATCAGTCCTTGAAGTTTCCCTTAGGTTTCCTAAAGATGGATATTTACAAAGAGTTGTATCAtatttttgagaattttaaaCCATTTTACAGTTTACAATTTTCTACTTGGGCTGAAAATCTAATTATAGTAATGTGGAGTGCACCACAACtaagtaataaaataattcaaaggtGTTATTCTATTATGTGTTTTCAAGAATGCTTGTAACAAATGATCTTGGATTGGAAATGTCTAGAAAGTAAACTATAGGTACCCTAGAGCTCCTGTGAGGTTGACTTTGATACGAGTCACAAAATATTCCCAGGTaagtttgattgtttgtttggtgcttagTTTCAGCATGACGTTCCTAGGTATAACCTGTGTATCATtgtagttttttgtttatttttgatttgaaagaataactttattcaaaataagaaattttACGTCTTTGAAGAATTAAATTGTATGGTtcagttaaaaatgttaataaaatgcaataatggGAGATTATTGGCATTCTTATCCTATGCACTTTTATGTGGGTTTTATTTTCTCTGCTCTCGCCATGATATTCTTACTGTGTAACACTTTTACACTTAGGAAGCGCAAAGAGAAAATACTTTCTTAAGAGCTCAGTTTGCTGAGAGGATAGATTGCTTTAACAAGGAGAAATCTGAAGCGGAACAGAAGTTGGCTTCTGCTGAGGCAGAGGTTCGAAGGTTAAATGATTCTCTTATGGAATGTACACAGAAGCATACAGAAGAAATGAAGAAACAGGAGGACCGGGTATGTCTGTgcggggtgttttttttttttctctctctctctactttcCGGTCTTGGGATACCAAtattaagtgcataagttttttCTTTAGTATAATACAATGATATGCGATTGAATCTTTGCATGTAAGGAGTGAATTAgcaatttgacaaaaaaaattgctAAACATGTCCCCAGAATCCAGTAATTCCCTTCACCCCTACTGCTTTTTGCAGTTGTAGAGGGTAGAAGGAACATCTGGAATATGTAACCACAGCTGCTGATTTTTGAGTTCTTGACAGCAGCTAATTAGAAACCTGTCATTACTTGTATTTGTGCTGTATATAACTTTTAACCTGAAACCCTGAACTACTTCatctgacacttttttttttttttggaaatatttcaACAGTATTAAGTTACCTATGCCCTAAATTGCATACATACCTATAATTGTGCCACATTTAGTGGAATATGACTCTCTTAACCTGTAACACCCTTACTTCTTGCCTGCAGCATCAGCATAACTTGGTGAATATGCTAGCTAACATGTGGGCTTTTCAACATATTAAATGGCATTGATGTaccaaaaaagtttattttctatgcttgtgtgtgtacacacacacttATTTAATCTATTCTGCACCAGTAAATGGCATCACAAGACCTATGGTTCCCAAATGTGTAACTCTCTGTAAGGGGGCAGTGgtaagtactgctgcctcacagcgtCAGGGTTCAAATACCCAACTGTTGGTATGTTTGTATTTTAGTGTGTTCTACCATCATATGTATGAATTTTCAGCAAATATACGGTATAACAATAGTTCTCCTTTAGGTATGCATAttgtttgaaaactttttttttttttaattggtcttAATTGGCAAGAAGTCAGTCAGTTAAGGCATTGATTTAAtgcatgaaaatggaaaaaattgtCAACCATCCCCCCCCACACCCCCATGCTGCATACATGTAGCGCAATTTAAATGAAACTTGTACACTGCCTATTTCTGTTCACAAGTAACAATTATAAAAGGTTTTGGAACTTGAATAATACAAATTCTAATTTATGGGTTGTAAATTCAAAGTCCaatgcattattttattaaaggaaAGCTACACTCCTGTTAAGGtcacatttacttttaattttaaattttttatttatttatttatttttttaaatactgggaATTCAAGTGTTATTTAAACTTGTTAGTCATAAATAGTGTtatgaaaaatgtaacatttttgcaTCCTTACTTTCACTATTTAAGGCTAGTGGCGGTTATCCATAGCATTGCACTGGTGAGAAGTGCTTGCACAAATTTCATTTGCATTCTGGAAACTAATGTATTTTttatcagagtatagcatcaagtcattttaacttctgggatattgatctgctcaattaagtagcagagtgggttgttaatcagtttcagctgcttttggtgtttaatgaaattaacaggtgcactagaggggcaacaatgaggcaATCCCCACCCCCAAATAGGAATTGTTTAACAAGTGGAGGCGACTGGAAATTGTTCCCCATACCCCCCTCCTCATCCTTTCTGACTGGTATTTTCCaaatagttttgcatttggctacagtctgtatcactactggtagcatgaagcgatacctggaccctacagaggttgcacagttcaacttctccaggatgtcacatcaatatgtgccattgccagaaggtttgctgtgtctcccagcacagtctcgagGGCATGGAGGAGTTTCCAGGacacaagcagttactgtaggagagctggacagtgccatagaaggtccttaacccatcagcaggtccggtatctgctcctttgggcaaggaggaacatgaTGAGCACTACCCGGGCCGTACAAAATTACTTCTAGcaggctactggtgtgaatgtaTCTGACAAATCAAACTtcatgagggcccaacatcccctagtgggccctgtgctcactgcctgccaccgtggagctcgattggcatttgccatagaataccggaattggcaggtccaccactggtgtcctgtgGTTTTCACAggtaagagcaggttcaccctgagcacatgtcacagctgtgaaagggtctggaaaagccatggagaatgttatgctgcctctaacattgttcagcatgattggtttggtggtgggtcagtgatggtctggggaagcattTCCATGTAGGGATACAGACCTCTACAGGATAGAGAACTGCACTTTTTgactgccatttggtataggGATGAAACCCTTGGGCTCATTGTTGAACCCtattgcaattttattaatagtatattttcaaaaacaagtTTTCCTGGTGTAATTTTGGTTGTCCAGATGCTGCTTCATTTTTAGTATGAATGAAACAAACAAGTTTCtgatttcataaatatttttaggAATAAATAGATTTGTAGGCAAGGCAGGTTCTTGTATTCAAAAAAGCATAACTGGGCAGACTAGATTTACTTTAAATATATTCGAATGTGAGTACAATTACTGGGAGCTGTATATACAGTGTggtcatgtaatttttttttatttatttttaaaccttaAACCCTATTTAGAGgtcttttaatttgtaaaatacaTATTGCTGTTAACTGTTTTGTAGTAAATTAtggttttttgttatttatttatttttctctcttccAGATTCGAGGAAGAGATAAGCACATCAATGGACTGAAGAAAAAGTGCCAAAAAGAATCTGAACAAAACCGGGAGAAGCAGCAGAGGATTGAGACTCTTGAAAGGTATCTGGCAGACCTGCCAACTCTGGAGGACTACAAGAAACAAAGTAGTGAGGTAAAATTTTGAAGCTATAGTTAATATCTAGTTTCTCTtaactgtatttctgtttttattagatgctattttaaaaaatgtctaagtgatttatttcttttaagcTTAAAGATCTGGAACATAGATGCAGTTTGTTGCAAGATACAGTATCTGATCTGGAGACAAAATTGTTAGAGGCTCGTACCAAGTGTAGAGAAAAGGAATCTCGCCtagaaacattaaaagaaaaggaaagtgaACTCCTAACAACTGTGCACAGGTAAACGCTGCTGGGCAGGAAAGTTCTATGAAGATCTTACCTGGGGTTGTGTGTttctatttaaattgtataatttatttttagtttacaaGATAAGGTGAAGCAGTGCTTGGATGATGGTGCTAATTTGCCCTTGACTGACTTGGATAAgctaaaacatgaaaaccatTCTCTCAAAGAAGAACTTGAACGGGCTAAAAAGGTATACATACACCTTCTGGTGCAAGTAGTATTAGggaagtttatttttgtgtaaagtaTGTTTGTTGCCGCCTTTGtggcaaagtcgttctttttgaCTGAAAATAACCCCATAAATGgttttatttagcacctttcaaCAATTAACAGTAACTTTGAATGCTGTAAAAGTATAGTAATTTATACAGATTTACTACTGCTGGAGTACAGGAGAGGTAAGTGAATTTCTCCTGGTTGCACAGTGAATCAAGGGTAGAAActgaaatagaataaaatatataGAGCCTTTTCAAGTTGGCCACTGTAATTGAGACTAAGCACACTTGCGTTTTATATTCCACAACTGCACttaccttaaataaaataataaaataaaagaataaaatcttGTATGTGTACTTTCAATTACAACATGCTTTGCTACCTTATTCCGATTAACATTCTGAAAGGTTTTGTCAAGATAAACTCAAACATTGTGTACATGTCCATTCATTTTGATCTCATTGTCCATAACGAGATGGACTGCACGTTTCCTGTAAGCAAGTTTTGGATTCCTGTtttaaatatgtgatttaaaccATTCTGAAATAGCTATCTGCTACAGaacaaatctgaatttttttttttttaaatagatgatAGAAAAACAGCTGAAGAAAATGGAGCAGGTTGTATCAAAAATAAGGGTAAAATCTGCTTTGTTTGGAAATTGTATTGGTTGCTTTGATTGAGCTATGCCATACatgatgatttattttttgttttagtaacTGAAACCCTGAAAAATGTGCTAACACTTTTACAGTATGATTCTGTATGTCATGGTAGGGCAAGGATGAATGCACTTgtactcgtgtgtgtgtgtgtgtgtgtgtgtgtgtgtgtgtgtgtgtgtgtgtgcttacacaagttaggcaggttttatttcaaaattctacacaacggtcataattggaacctacttatgtgcatatataccggccatagcctgcaggtcggtcgccgtgtgaggcagacacaagtttaattagaagacatgaggtataaacgagactttgtaacggagttaaaattgctgtagcgagaaacttaagtgccaggtcttggctaacattaaataaagccatggatatcgcaagatcacacgagagcggctcatgtgaacggACTgtaaacgcagtacgagtgatcacttcgatgaatcaaacctgttcaaaaaacgcataacacaattgagaaggtagcaaaagaatatgaagcgggtgacgcatacaagcatattcatgagtgcagctacttcagaaacaaagcacggtgtaaacctaaagtttaagttaagttcatagacaggctgtcgctggcgttttatcatgcccacgacgaatatgatatttgcacgatacaagtttaatgagaggacactgggtataaacaagagttttgatcactttgtaactaagttaaaattgctggtgaaggactgtgcttattcaaattctgtgagactgtgtttgtggggggattgacagttaaggtgggggggatgtcatcatctcccctcccattcacctcatttcattcacttcatttcggtCTGAGCCGAGCTCCGCACCTCACgcagtcttgccgttctttttccttcgtgtttagtcctctctctcctttactgattcaTATAAAGAAGAATTGAGATGCGAGAGACTGTCTGagagattgacagttaaggcaggtgggggagtcacttcacctcatttgatttacttcatttcgctccgagctgagctccgcagctaacgcggtcttgtggaagcaacttcgtgacgctgccaccaaatactcgcagaaaaatccacaagttaatacacacgctgtctcgagtttctccacactgaatcctccaggcactactgagtaTAATCTAGTTTTGAGGGTTaggacacc comes from Polypterus senegalus isolate Bchr_013 chromosome 17, ASM1683550v1, whole genome shotgun sequence and encodes:
- the cep85 gene encoding centrosomal protein of 85 kDa isoform X3; this translates as MSPSRPNMVREPLTLKQMSWATSDNPDLKAGFKSKTEISVPQVSSTVNGVVTNLHSLPVEPPNPHTMVLTRLDHSLFSNAEFLNPDDSRKFDMPAIERTLNQSAMQDTFYADPRIELAKQGVATEMGKETHFSVDSTYETLLEQKNKNNTSRNHCESQTGIKPTSSTSSGVLLGGINPQSQMWLKEQMNSKGFNLGLPQHSCGLLAWQQKQDFDSLRLQMEQMQLLNGGAPKYPTIYQPILPQDTSKWDTLIKANENLLKEKEMVIEQQKQLIFQLEHKMRESELRVQSTLIGRNSSYNDIYLFRLQEAQRENTFLRAQFAERIDCFNKEKSEAEQKLASAEAEVRRLNDSLMECTQKHTEEMKKQEDRIRGRDKHINGLKKKCQKESEQNREKQQRIETLERYLADLPTLEDYKKQSSELKDLEHRCSLLQDTVSDLETKLLEARTKCREKESRLETLKEKESELLTTVHSLQDKVKQCLDDGANLPLTDLDKLKHENHSLKEELERAKKMIEKQLKKMEQVVSKIRMLEDQLANEEGTSNALREEIMMKENNIQQLRLAMRELSAQNQELIEKTLILQETIGHSESKPLLPEMAQLTRKLHCEMSSCLRELQSLCNILNQRCQGRDPNLSLLLGIRSTQYPMDDQDDWQNVDVLSKKLSDIQHLRNEVEELRTTISDRYAQDMGDNCIAQ
- the cep85 gene encoding centrosomal protein of 85 kDa isoform X1; this translates as MEWKTPFISEKFHVRFGRHPSPADSGDTGLGTTLSDSAEDFSASSGSSTFQPIRNQVTIPTAHVIPSTAGMSPSRPNMVREPLTLKQMSWATSDNPDLKAGFKSKTEISVPQVSSTVNGVVTNLHSLPVEPPNPHTMVLTRLDHSLFSNAEFLNPDDSRKFDMPAIERTLNQSAMQDTFYADPRIELAKQGVATEMGKETHFSVDSTYETLLEQKNKNNTSRNHCESQTGIKPTSSTSSGVLLGGINPQSQMWLKEQMNSKGFNLGLPQHSCGLLAWQQKQDFDSLRLQMEQMQLLNGGAPKYPTIYQPILPQDTSKWDTLIKANENLLKEKEMVIEQQKQLIFQLEHKMRESELRVQSTLIGRNSSYNDIYLFRLQEAQRENTFLRAQFAERIDCFNKEKSEAEQKLASAEAEVRRLNDSLMECTQKHTEEMKKQEDRIRGRDKHINGLKKKCQKESEQNREKQQRIETLERYLADLPTLEDYKKQSSELKDLEHRCSLLQDTVSDLETKLLEARTKCREKESRLETLKEKESELLTTVHSLQDKVKQCLDDGANLPLTDLDKLKHENHSLKEELERAKKMIEKQLKKMEQVVSKIRMLEDQLANEEGTSNALREEIMMKENNIQQLRLAMRELSAQNQELIEKTLILQETIGHSESKPLLPEMAQLTRKLHCEMSSCLRELQSLCNILNQRCQGRDPNLSLLLGIRSTQYPMDDQDDWQNVDVLSKKLSDIQHLRNEVEELRTTISDRYAQDMGDNCIAQ
- the cep85 gene encoding centrosomal protein of 85 kDa isoform X2, with protein sequence MFRICDFSASSGSSTFQPIRNQVTIPTAHVIPSTAGMSPSRPNMVREPLTLKQMSWATSDNPDLKAGFKSKTEISVPQVSSTVNGVVTNLHSLPVEPPNPHTMVLTRLDHSLFSNAEFLNPDDSRKFDMPAIERTLNQSAMQDTFYADPRIELAKQGVATEMGKETHFSVDSTYETLLEQKNKNNTSRNHCESQTGIKPTSSTSSGVLLGGINPQSQMWLKEQMNSKGFNLGLPQHSCGLLAWQQKQDFDSLRLQMEQMQLLNGGAPKYPTIYQPILPQDTSKWDTLIKANENLLKEKEMVIEQQKQLIFQLEHKMRESELRVQSTLIGRNSSYNDIYLFRLQEAQRENTFLRAQFAERIDCFNKEKSEAEQKLASAEAEVRRLNDSLMECTQKHTEEMKKQEDRIRGRDKHINGLKKKCQKESEQNREKQQRIETLERYLADLPTLEDYKKQSSELKDLEHRCSLLQDTVSDLETKLLEARTKCREKESRLETLKEKESELLTTVHSLQDKVKQCLDDGANLPLTDLDKLKHENHSLKEELERAKKMIEKQLKKMEQVVSKIRMLEDQLANEEGTSNALREEIMMKENNIQQLRLAMRELSAQNQELIEKTLILQETIGHSESKPLLPEMAQLTRKLHCEMSSCLRELQSLCNILNQRCQGRDPNLSLLLGIRSTQYPMDDQDDWQNVDVLSKKLSDIQHLRNEVEELRTTISDRYAQDMGDNCIAQ